The following proteins are encoded in a genomic region of Diadema setosum chromosome 18, eeDiaSeto1, whole genome shotgun sequence:
- the LOC140241889 gene encoding uncharacterized protein — translation MDVSGMGTPVPRDLLTPEGANSMLAETPRRGYSPVRQAVTPLQMAGLDPMPEHSANANANVQCVTSYQFRNVSMFSGTNKQGPRVEDWVRDMRHLLQLKGHTTPAIAFNDIVRHTSGRARDLVLNLESRQGEVPAPETVFTELLEEYGESPLTISPMAAFYARTQVPNESPTEYAIALEALLRKAVNCGEKVEVTSRDQMLATQFMCGLRDRTVKSRLAPMRPRDMTFKELRRELHIIQEENRKLRECDGPVTVYEQSEAKVSRKEDKTNDLLESLRLQMAQIQLAQQQQLDTIQHLMDGQAQLGNRLVSVESNIVPMRGGPPRGQGPPRCYNCGQVGHLARGCPLRSTPQAPQRDLNQ, via the coding sequence ATGGATGTTTCCGGTATGGGCACCCCAGTACCACGTGACCTCCTGACTCCAGAGGGCGCCAACTCGATGCTTGCAGAAACTCCTAGACGTGGATATAGTCCAGTTCGGCAGGCGGTGACCCCCCTCCAGATGGCTGGGTTAGATCCAATGCCCGAACACTCAGCCAATGCCAATGCCAATGTCCAGTGTGTAACATCTTACCAATTTAGAAATGTTTCTATGTTTTCTGGTACAAATAAGCAGGGTCCTAGGGTCGAGGATTGGGTGAGGGACATGCGACATCTCCTCCAGTTGAAGGGCCATACCACACCTGCAATTGCCTTCAACGACATTGTGAGGCATACCAGTGGAAGGGCGAGGGACCTGGTCCTTAACCTGGAGAGCCGTCAGGGCGAAGTCCCAGCTCCGGAGACTGTTTTCACCGAACTGCTGGAAGAATACGGAGAGTCGCCCTTGACGATCTCTCCAATGGCGGCATTTTATGCTCGGACGCAGGTACCCAACGAGTCCCCCACCGAGTATGCCATTGCCTTGGAAGCACTCTTGCGGAAAGCGGTGAACTGTGGGGAAAAGGTAGAGGTAACCTCTAGGGACCAGATGCTGGCCACACAGTTCATGTGCGGTCTGCGGGACCGGACAGTGAAGAGCAGGCTGGCACCAATGCGACCACGGGACATGACCTTCAAGGAGTTGCGTCGGGAGCTCCACATCATCCAGGAGGAGAACCGAAAGCTGAGGGAATGCGACGGGCCAGTGACGGTTTACGAGCAGTCCGAGGCAAAGGTCAGCAGAAAAGAGGACAAGACCAATGACCTCCTAGAATCCCTGCGCCTGCAGATGGCCCAGATACAGCTGGCCCAACAGCAACAACTGGACACCATCCAACACCTGATGGATGGGCAAGCCCAGCTGGGGAATAGGTTGGTTAGTGTCGAGAGCAATATTGTGCCAATGAGAGGAGGTCCTCCACGGGGACAAGGCCCACCAAGATGCTACAATTGTGGACAGGTAGGTCACCTGGCTAGAGGATGCCCCCTCCGTTCCACTCCTCAGGCCCCCCAAAGGGATTTAAACCAGTAA